The following DNA comes from Chitinophaga nivalis.
TAAAAATTTTGTTATCCTGGCCGTATCCCTGGATGATAAGCGGGACAACTGGCTCAAGGCTATCCACGACGACAACATGCCATGGATTCATGTCAGTGACCTGAGAGGATGGAAAAACGAAGTGGCACGACAGTATGGTGTCAACGCCATACCGCAAAACCTGTTGCTCTCTCCTGAAGGAAAGATTATCGCAAAAAATCTGCGCGGGGAAGCATTGGCTAAAACCCTGGAAACAACATTGAAATAACTACTACAGCCCGGCCTCCTTGCTATTTAATAAGTGGAGGCCGGGTTCCTCTGCTGCGCGCTTGCGCTTAGTGTCTCACATCCCCTCTCTAACGATATACTTACACCCCACAGCAAGTTGGATGAAAGGCCGAGGTTTCAACTTATCAAGACTTTAGGGAAACCGGTAATAGCAAATAATATTTAACACAAACAGATAAGGCGGTATAGAAAATAGTTAGCTTGCAAAGGAAAGCTACTAATGAACTATTGAACGCAGGAGTAAATTAATGAAAGCTGTAACGTTTTTGTTAGGGATATTTTTTGTGTCGATACTTAAAGGGCAATCGATATGTGATATCGCGAAAAGACCTAAATTATATTATACTGTTTTGAAGTCAAACAGTTCGCGGCACTTGTTAAAAAATGCGAATGAAACTTGTGTCTTGAAGGTCTTAGACTCATAAAGTGTATGCAAATTAATGGTATGTACAATTTTTTGATTAAAGATCAATTTAGCGACGAACGAATATTGGAATGCCTTAAGGCATTTTTTATAGGTCAGAATATTTCAATAGCTTCTTTCGACCATGATATGGATCAACCAGAGGATTTATTATTCGAAAGTATACTAATGAGAGGCGATTTTTGTATACAGTTATGGCTTTATGCCAAATTGAATGCGAATGTAATATACAGACCTAAGGAAATGGCAAGTCATATTTGTTGCTTCTTGAAAACAGAGATATTAATAAGTGAGAAGTCCATAAATCCTTTTGAATGGATTTTGATTACAGCTAATGGTGATGAACGGATTGTTTATCAGAAAATAGAGGATAATGATGAAGATGTTTTCTTACTAGATAACAAGGGTAGAAGGTGATATGCCCGATAAGATATTATTGTATAGTATTTGAGCGGAAAAAATTGGATCCTTTTGTAAGGATGCGATAGATACTCCGAGTAATAAAAAGTCATTTGAGTAAAATAGATATAAAAGTTGAAGCTATTTTATATAAATAAAAAGTAGTGAGATGATTGATAATAAGATTGTTTATTCAGGAAAAGGAGGTGTTTACATATATGTAAATGAGAATGGTGAGTTTTTTTTACAAAAAGAAAATTATCTCGAAAATATTAGGTTTAAGACATCATTATTACGTTTGTTAACACAATTTGAACTTTCGGTAGATTCGATCCATGAAGGAATAGTGAGTGAGGATTATAGCATAGAGCATATTTTTCCTTTTGATGATTTAATGTTTTTTTTGATTCAAGATATGAAATCTTCATATTGGCTTAATCTGGTGTGTGTTTTTCTATTAAATGACCAAGTGAAGTTTAAATTAAATGTGGATACACTAAGCCGATTAAAGACTAAAGAATTTATATATTGGTTACCGCAAAAAGAAACTCATCTTATGTGGAAGTTGATGAGTAAGATGTCGAGATTATAATTGTTATTTAACCCGTACTCCGAATTTAGAGGTTGGAATTATGCAAAGACAGGTGTTTTGAAGTTTGATTCATATGAGGAGTTTACTAAGTAGATGTAATAAGATGTATCAATATGTATCAATATGTTGATTAATTATGTCTATATAGCAGTACATAATAATTAAATATTAATTTATGTTGTTAGAAAGGGATGCTAAAAAAATTATAGAGGCAAAGCTTAAATTGCAGGAGTCAAAAGAAATTGAAGAAATAGTTGTGGTAGATGAATATACGATAGAAAGAGCTACCTATTTTGTGTTTTTTTATAATTCAAAAAAATATGTAGAAACTGGTGATTATTCTTGGCTTTTACTTGGTAATACTCCTTTTATAATTAGCAAAATAACATGCGATATTTATTGTACAGGCACCGCTGAAACGATTGAATATTATATGGATTTGTTTGAAAAAGGGGAGCTGGAAATCTATCAATAAATGTTAGATGTGAAATATGAAAATAAAGAGTGAAGATATGAGTAATGAAATCCAATTTTCTATAGATGAAATAGTTCATTTAGTACCTGTTGAAATGGGAGGTGGAATTATTACAAATAAAGTGTCCATTGATGGCATGCTAATAAAGTACCTGTATCGGGAGACGCCATCAAATGAATATGATAGTGGGTGGAGGTTTTTTGCAGGAAATGAAACCTCAGAATATCTGAATGATGCAAATAATTGTAAAGCTTATCATTTGAATACTATTGCAAACATAGATCCGACAATAATACCATATTTGAATATGCCAATTGGAACAGAGCTGGAGAGAGTGCCTGATTCAAGGGAGTTTAGAGAAGTGTTATAATTGTACTACACTTAAGAAAAAGAGAATGATTCAACAACTTAGTATTTTTATTAGAAAGTGGGGGAATGTAATCGGAATCTTTTGTGGTCTGTCTTTGATAGTAGTATCAGCCTTGTTACAATTAAAAGGTATTGAATACTATGAATATTATGATCTGAGAAAATTTCATTCGGTAGTTAAAATACCTGTTTCTTTCAATTATTTCATTGGACTCTTAATTGTTGTTTTTAGCTTGAAAAGAAGATGGTTTTCTCGTCGCTGAAAAATGACGGAAGATGTCATTGTGTGAGGTTATGTGCATGGTTAAGATGGTGAAATCGTTCAGTATACTTGTTCCAAAAAGATATAAACTTAAATAATGAGATTGGATATTGTTATTAAAGAAATAACTGAAAGCGATTTTAATACTTCATCTAAACCATTATTATTTAAATCGGGATATTTAGATAGAAGGTTTGCTTTAGTGGGTAATAATGCAGTCTTTAGTTTTCTGATTGGTTGGCAAAGCGATTTACTTAGTCCCAGGGTTTTTACAATAACTCATTGTGATATGGCGATAGGTATAGATTTGAGTTTTGCTATTGTAGATTTTTGTGAGAATAAGGTATTAATGAAATTAGAACTACCTTTTAATTTTATTGATTTAATACAAATAGGAAATAAATTAGTTATAGTGACTGAATTGGAAATAATAGAGGTGGAAGAATATAGCGTAGTTAATAATTATTTCTTGTCAGATGTGTATGAAGAATTGTCTGTTGTGAATGGGGTTATGAATGTGAAGTGTGTAAATGGTGATATGTTAGAATGGAAATTTTGAAACGAGTAGGAATAATATATAGCATACAATTAACTAAAAATGACGAAGGTTTCATCCAATAATAATGTGCATAGCTGGTTTGGGGCAATAATAAGTTCTTTTTTCTCCTTTCTAAGTATTCTCTATTTATTTGGCAGTAAACATACTTTCCTGGATATATCGATACCTGTAATAGTGATCCTGTTGAATAGCTATTATAGTTGGAACCTGATGTTTAACGATTTTGGTTTGTATGCTGATAGGTCTTCCGGACAATTTTTCTTACAGCGAAGGAAAATGGTTTTTACATTCAATGCAGATGATATTGATCTGATACACTTGAAAGATTTGGGTATGATCAGATCCAATATATATCAGTTTTACAGTTTGAATATTGGGAAACAATATTTTAGAATCCGATATTATGCTGCAAGACCGCCTAATATCCTGGATGTTATTAATGTGGAGAAGAGAAGAGGATTGCTGGAAAATGAGGTTAAGAACAAGTTGCGTCAGGAAATAGGATAATGATAGAGGATAGGCCCGTTTTTTCTATAAACAACTCAGCCCCATTGATAGGCATGTACTGGTCTGCCTTATAGGAAGTTTGTAATACCGGAAGTAAGCATATGAAAAATAAGTTTATAATCATCTCAAGAGAGGTAAACACTAATTATACTGGCATAGATGCTTGCGGAGATGAATGTTCAATGGTTGCATGGGCTGATTTGGATACTTGGAATAAGGAAAATCCTACCAGATCAATAGTATTGGAAGATAATGTTTTGATTTATCAGACAGAGAATAATGCCTGTTTAAGAGCGTATTATGCCTGGTTGAAAAGAAGGGGAACCAGCAAGAATACAAAGTTGTTATATTTTGAAATAGTTGATACTACTGTGGTTGATGACTTTTCAATGGAGGCTTTCGGGTTTTTAGGATATGATTGTGTATACATTGAAAATGACTATGCGGAAAGTATTTTATTTTCGACAGTTTACAACGAGATGAAAGAAGGTACGTCTGTATTTGAATG
Coding sequences within:
- a CDS encoding YrhB family protein; amino-acid sequence: MLLERDAKKIIEAKLKLQESKEIEEIVVVDEYTIERATYFVFFYNSKKYVETGDYSWLLLGNTPFIISKITCDIYCTGTAETIEYYMDLFEKGELEIYQ
- a CDS encoding DUF2185 domain-containing protein; the encoded protein is MKIKSEDMSNEIQFSIDEIVHLVPVEMGGGIITNKVSIDGMLIKYLYRETPSNEYDSGWRFFAGNETSEYLNDANNCKAYHLNTIANIDPTIIPYLNMPIGTELERVPDSREFREVL